From a single Silene latifolia isolate original U9 population chromosome 6, ASM4854445v1, whole genome shotgun sequence genomic region:
- the LOC141586966 gene encoding uncharacterized protein LOC141586966 isoform X1 — MISSNCLSLISFTILMSLTLKERLEPTSRFCELRMGNRKRTLNSTPSLFRNLDKADLGGVIFGCNDKTINECLSKQLFGLPSQHFTYVKNIDLGLPMFLFNYSKRALHGIYEAASTGQMNIDPYGWTRDGSERTAFPAQVLIHTLKNCRPLLENQFSPIIKENYYTPNHFRFELDHVQASKLIALFSMQVLAPSSSVIKNTGNRKMLNPRQLRLLNGESDGTMSSDAIVTPNFDDDSNEHLILTDPSISNGEKHHCLSDDMEVIETQVYEPLNGNTMHFEAGGSQEKQSVEDDNVKDSTLLPPDYQSIITQLMLEVQELKAFKKESIDKMGQLEQKLVKLESVNLSQSYDDGTVVHMESGSDQPLDADDFIYLAGGHDGKSWLASLESYYPSKDIIKPLCPMHSVRSYASVTRFNGEIYVIGGGPGGHEDLWYDTAECYNPVNNVWTSLPCLSKKKGSLASLTLHDKIYALGGGNGVDCFSDVEMLDLDVGRWICARSMLQKRFALAAVELNGALYAAGGFDGKDYLSSAERFDPREHSWSRLGSMNSKRGCHAMVVLNEKLYAVGGFDGSAMVESVEVYDPRLGTWMIDAPMNYQRGYAAAAVLNNNIYVIGGLDHSQNIVDKVEQYEEGCGWQVTGLKAIGKRCFASAIV; from the exons ATGATTTCTTCAAATTGTCTCTCTTTAATCTCATTTACCATTTTGATGTCCCTAACCTTGAAGGAACGTTTAGAACCAACCTCTCGATTTTGTGAACTCAG AATGGGTAATCGGAAGAGAACGCTGAACTCTACTCCAAGTCTATTTAGAAATTTGGATAAGGCTGATCTAGGCGGTGTCATATTTGGCTGCAACGATAAAACCATTAACGAATGTCTCTCTAAGCAGCTTTTTG GTTTACCTTCTCAACACTTCACGTATGTAAAGAATATTGATCTTGGCTTGCCAATGTTTCTATTCAACTACTCGAAAAGGGCACTTCATGGAATTTATGAGGCTGCTAGTACTGGTCAGATGAATATTGATCCATATGGTTGGACTAGAGATGGTTCAGAGCGAACTGCATTTCCTGCTCAG GTTCTTATACACACCCTGAAGAATTGCCGCCCTTTGCTAGAGAATCAGTTTTCaccaataattaaagaaaattacTATACTCCAAACCATTTCCGGTTTGAGCTAGATCATGTTCAAGCCAGCAAGTTGATCGCCTTGTTCTCAATGCAAGTGCTTGCACCATCTTCGTCTGTGATAAAAAATACAGGGAATCGGAAGATGTTAAATCCACGACAATTAAGATTGCTAAATGGAGAGAGTGATGGTACCATGTCATCTGATGCAATTGTTACTCCTAACTTTGATGATGATTCAAATGAGCATTTGATTCTTACAGACCCCTCTATATCTAATGGGGAAAAGCACCATTGCCTAAGCGATGATATGGAAGTAATTG AAACCCAAGTTTATGAGCCTTTAAATGGCAATACGATGCATTTTGAGGCTGGTGGTTCACAAGAAAAACAAAGTGTTGAAGATGATAATGTCAAGGATAGCACTTTATTGCCACCAGATTATCAGTCCATTATAACTCAG TTGATGCTAGAAGTTCAAGAGCTGAAGGCATTTAAGAAAGAATCCATTGATAAGATGGGACAACTGGAGCAAAAGCTG GTCAAGTTAGAATCAGTTAATCTTTCACAAAGTTATGATGATGGGACGGTGGTGCATATGGAGTCGGGCAGTGACCAGCCACTGGACGCAGATGATTTTATATATTTAGCAGGAGGTCATGATGGGAAATCATGGCTGGCATCTCTAGAATCCTATTATCCATCAAAAGATATTATTAAACCTCTGTGCCCTATGCACTCAGTTCGCTCGTATGCTTCTGTGACGAGATTTAATGGTGAAATTTATGTAATTGGGGGTGGTCCTGGTGGACATGAGGATTTGTGGTATGATACAG CTGAATGCTACAATCCTGTAAATAATGTTTGGACTTCACTCCCATGTTTGAGCAAGAAGAAGGGGAGCTTAGCTTCACTTACATTGCATGACAAAATATATGCATTGGGTGGTGGGAATGGAGTTGATTGCTTTTCTGATGTCGAAATGCTTGATCTCGATGTTGGGAGATGGATATGTGCTAGATCAATGTTGCAAAAG AGGTTTGCTCTTGCCGCAGTTGAGCTTAACGGTGCTCTTTATGCTGCTGGTGGCTTTGACGGGAAAGATTACTTGAG TTCTGCTGAAAGATTTGACCCTAGAGAACATTCTTGGAGCAGACTTGGAAGCATGAATTCAAAGAGGGGATGTCATGCGATGGTTGTGCTCAATGAAAAACT GTATGCAGTTGGGGGTTTTGATGGAAGTGCAATGGTGGAAAGTGTTGAAGTATATGATCCTCGACTTGGGACGTGGATGATTGATGCACCAATGAATTATCAAAGGGGATACGCTGCCGCTGCAGTTCTAAACAACAACATATATGTGATTGGAGGATTGGATCACAGTCAGAACATTGTAGACAAG GTCGAACAGTACGAGGAGGGTTGTGGTTGGCAAGTGACAGGCCTCAAAGCTATCGGGAAAAGGTGTTTTGCTTCAGCTATAGTCTAA
- the LOC141586966 gene encoding uncharacterized protein LOC141586966 isoform X2 translates to MGNRKRTLNSTPSLFRNLDKADLGGVIFGCNDKTINECLSKQLFGLPSQHFTYVKNIDLGLPMFLFNYSKRALHGIYEAASTGQMNIDPYGWTRDGSERTAFPAQVLIHTLKNCRPLLENQFSPIIKENYYTPNHFRFELDHVQASKLIALFSMQVLAPSSSVIKNTGNRKMLNPRQLRLLNGESDGTMSSDAIVTPNFDDDSNEHLILTDPSISNGEKHHCLSDDMEVIETQVYEPLNGNTMHFEAGGSQEKQSVEDDNVKDSTLLPPDYQSIITQLMLEVQELKAFKKESIDKMGQLEQKLVKLESVNLSQSYDDGTVVHMESGSDQPLDADDFIYLAGGHDGKSWLASLESYYPSKDIIKPLCPMHSVRSYASVTRFNGEIYVIGGGPGGHEDLWYDTAECYNPVNNVWTSLPCLSKKKGSLASLTLHDKIYALGGGNGVDCFSDVEMLDLDVGRWICARSMLQKRFALAAVELNGALYAAGGFDGKDYLSSAERFDPREHSWSRLGSMNSKRGCHAMVVLNEKLYAVGGFDGSAMVESVEVYDPRLGTWMIDAPMNYQRGYAAAAVLNNNIYVIGGLDHSQNIVDKVEQYEEGCGWQVTGLKAIGKRCFASAIV, encoded by the exons ATGGGTAATCGGAAGAGAACGCTGAACTCTACTCCAAGTCTATTTAGAAATTTGGATAAGGCTGATCTAGGCGGTGTCATATTTGGCTGCAACGATAAAACCATTAACGAATGTCTCTCTAAGCAGCTTTTTG GTTTACCTTCTCAACACTTCACGTATGTAAAGAATATTGATCTTGGCTTGCCAATGTTTCTATTCAACTACTCGAAAAGGGCACTTCATGGAATTTATGAGGCTGCTAGTACTGGTCAGATGAATATTGATCCATATGGTTGGACTAGAGATGGTTCAGAGCGAACTGCATTTCCTGCTCAG GTTCTTATACACACCCTGAAGAATTGCCGCCCTTTGCTAGAGAATCAGTTTTCaccaataattaaagaaaattacTATACTCCAAACCATTTCCGGTTTGAGCTAGATCATGTTCAAGCCAGCAAGTTGATCGCCTTGTTCTCAATGCAAGTGCTTGCACCATCTTCGTCTGTGATAAAAAATACAGGGAATCGGAAGATGTTAAATCCACGACAATTAAGATTGCTAAATGGAGAGAGTGATGGTACCATGTCATCTGATGCAATTGTTACTCCTAACTTTGATGATGATTCAAATGAGCATTTGATTCTTACAGACCCCTCTATATCTAATGGGGAAAAGCACCATTGCCTAAGCGATGATATGGAAGTAATTG AAACCCAAGTTTATGAGCCTTTAAATGGCAATACGATGCATTTTGAGGCTGGTGGTTCACAAGAAAAACAAAGTGTTGAAGATGATAATGTCAAGGATAGCACTTTATTGCCACCAGATTATCAGTCCATTATAACTCAG TTGATGCTAGAAGTTCAAGAGCTGAAGGCATTTAAGAAAGAATCCATTGATAAGATGGGACAACTGGAGCAAAAGCTG GTCAAGTTAGAATCAGTTAATCTTTCACAAAGTTATGATGATGGGACGGTGGTGCATATGGAGTCGGGCAGTGACCAGCCACTGGACGCAGATGATTTTATATATTTAGCAGGAGGTCATGATGGGAAATCATGGCTGGCATCTCTAGAATCCTATTATCCATCAAAAGATATTATTAAACCTCTGTGCCCTATGCACTCAGTTCGCTCGTATGCTTCTGTGACGAGATTTAATGGTGAAATTTATGTAATTGGGGGTGGTCCTGGTGGACATGAGGATTTGTGGTATGATACAG CTGAATGCTACAATCCTGTAAATAATGTTTGGACTTCACTCCCATGTTTGAGCAAGAAGAAGGGGAGCTTAGCTTCACTTACATTGCATGACAAAATATATGCATTGGGTGGTGGGAATGGAGTTGATTGCTTTTCTGATGTCGAAATGCTTGATCTCGATGTTGGGAGATGGATATGTGCTAGATCAATGTTGCAAAAG AGGTTTGCTCTTGCCGCAGTTGAGCTTAACGGTGCTCTTTATGCTGCTGGTGGCTTTGACGGGAAAGATTACTTGAG TTCTGCTGAAAGATTTGACCCTAGAGAACATTCTTGGAGCAGACTTGGAAGCATGAATTCAAAGAGGGGATGTCATGCGATGGTTGTGCTCAATGAAAAACT GTATGCAGTTGGGGGTTTTGATGGAAGTGCAATGGTGGAAAGTGTTGAAGTATATGATCCTCGACTTGGGACGTGGATGATTGATGCACCAATGAATTATCAAAGGGGATACGCTGCCGCTGCAGTTCTAAACAACAACATATATGTGATTGGAGGATTGGATCACAGTCAGAACATTGTAGACAAG GTCGAACAGTACGAGGAGGGTTGTGGTTGGCAAGTGACAGGCCTCAAAGCTATCGGGAAAAGGTGTTTTGCTTCAGCTATAGTCTAA